The following proteins come from a genomic window of Myxococcales bacterium:
- a CDS encoding pyridoxine 5'-phosphate synthase has product MSPRVRLHVNIDHVATLRNARGTPYPDPVEAARRCLEAGAHGITAHLREDRRHIRDDDVERLRAALRATFNLEIAATDEMMEIALRVRPDVVTFVPERREERTTEGGLDVVRARERLAGYVARLAEASVKVSLFIAADPAQIAASAGLGVEQIELHTGDYAHASPGEQAAARLAELARGAAQAHAANLEVAAGHGLTQANVVGLMSVPEIAELNIGHAVVSDAVFCGIREAVRAFGRAVDVGVASRGRRS; this is encoded by the coding sequence CTGTCGCCCCGCGTCCGACTCCATGTGAACATCGATCACGTGGCGACGCTCCGCAACGCGCGCGGCACGCCCTATCCCGACCCGGTCGAGGCGGCGCGGCGCTGCCTCGAGGCGGGCGCCCACGGCATCACGGCACACCTCCGGGAGGACCGGCGCCACATCCGCGACGACGACGTCGAGCGCCTTCGCGCGGCGCTCCGCGCGACGTTCAACCTGGAGATCGCTGCCACCGACGAGATGATGGAGATCGCGCTCCGCGTGCGCCCGGACGTGGTCACCTTCGTGCCCGAGCGGCGCGAGGAGCGCACGACCGAAGGCGGCCTCGACGTGGTGCGCGCGCGTGAGCGCCTCGCGGGGTACGTGGCGAGGCTCGCGGAGGCCTCCGTGAAGGTGAGCCTCTTCATCGCCGCCGACCCCGCGCAGATCGCCGCCTCCGCCGGGCTCGGGGTCGAGCAGATCGAGCTCCACACCGGCGACTACGCGCACGCGAGCCCCGGCGAGCAGGCCGCGGCGCGGCTGGCGGAGCTCGCGCGTGGCGCGGCGCAGGCGCACGCCGCGAACCTCGAGGTCGCCGCGGGCCACGGGCTCACGCAGGCCAACGTGGTCGGGCTCATGAGCGTCCCCGAGATCGCCGAGCTCAACATCGGCCACGCCGTGGTCTCCGACGCGGTGTTCTGCGGTATTCGCGAGGCCGTGCGGGCGTTCGGGCGCGCGGTCGACGTGGGCGTCGCGTCGCGCGGCCGACGGTCGTAG
- a CDS encoding methyltransferase domain-containing protein, whose protein sequence is MSAPAGLTENRAYYDEFSKRYEAERRPNDASGYHALVDDLEIELCERYGRGRDVLEVGCGTGLILERVRRFARSAKGIDLSPGMLALARERGLDVCEGSATSLPFEEESFDVTCSFKVLAHVEDIGKALAEMSRVTRKGGVLLAEFYNPLSFRALAKVLGPAGKISDKTRESAVYTRFDAPWSLGKVLPPGTRVEAARGVRIVTPAAAFMRIPVLRDVLRKAETTLCDTPAAVFGGFYIAVVRKL, encoded by the coding sequence ATGTCAGCCCCCGCCGGCCTCACCGAAAACCGCGCCTACTACGACGAGTTCTCCAAGCGCTACGAGGCCGAGCGCCGCCCGAACGACGCGAGCGGCTACCACGCGCTCGTCGACGACCTGGAGATCGAGCTCTGCGAGCGGTACGGCCGCGGGCGCGACGTCCTCGAGGTGGGCTGCGGCACGGGGCTCATCCTCGAGCGCGTACGCCGGTTCGCGCGCAGCGCGAAGGGCATCGATCTGTCGCCCGGCATGCTCGCCCTCGCGCGCGAGCGCGGCCTCGACGTCTGCGAGGGCTCGGCCACGAGCCTGCCCTTCGAGGAAGAGTCCTTCGACGTCACCTGCTCGTTCAAGGTGCTCGCCCACGTCGAGGACATCGGCAAGGCGCTCGCCGAGATGAGCCGCGTGACCCGTAAGGGCGGCGTGCTGCTCGCCGAGTTTTACAACCCGCTGAGCTTCCGCGCGCTCGCGAAGGTGCTCGGGCCGGCCGGCAAGATCTCCGACAAGACCCGGGAGAGCGCCGTGTACACGCGGTTCGACGCCCCGTGGTCGCTCGGCAAGGTGCTCCCTCCGGGCACGCGCGTCGAGGCGGCGCGCGGCGTCCGCATCGTGACCCCGGCCGCGGCCTTCATGCGAATCCCTGTGCTGCGCGACGTGCTCCGCAAGGCCGAGACCACACTGTGCGACACGCCCGCTGCCGTCTTCGGGGGCTTCTACATCGCGGTCGTGCGCAAGCTCTGA
- a CDS encoding amidohydrolase family protein: MIRALHATAVVPGDAPSFLDGALVLDDEGRVLDVGRADAVLPRHAGARVQRVDGVVFPGLVNAHTHLELSALRGRVPSRPDLGFAGWAEAMLAARADTAPESAARAIDGAVRELVAHATVAVGDVSNTLASVAALGEHGLVGSVFHEVFGADPEAAVARVSRLAAEARALRWPAGLTWAPSPHALHTLHPEGVRAVLALARSVGARASLHLAEDAAEREVLVDGRGPMRAFLAARGVRVEAFPWPGCGPTEYAARLGALAEDVALVHLVDARPAELARVAEAGAPVVLCPRSNAWIGGHAAPVAALLTAGVEPALGTDSLASCRSLDVLEEAALLRHRGAASAERLVRMATYNGAKVLGIASLGRLARGARPGVFAVLGALDDAPAEWLLAHAGAPRVRLDRRAGAAMPAATRAAS, translated from the coding sequence GTGATCCGCGCGCTGCACGCGACCGCGGTCGTGCCGGGCGACGCGCCCTCGTTCCTCGACGGGGCGCTCGTGCTCGACGACGAAGGTCGCGTGCTCGACGTGGGCCGCGCGGACGCGGTGCTCCCTCGCCACGCAGGCGCGCGCGTACAGAGGGTGGACGGCGTGGTCTTCCCGGGGCTCGTCAACGCGCACACGCACCTCGAGCTCTCGGCGCTGCGCGGGCGCGTGCCCTCGCGCCCGGACCTGGGCTTCGCGGGCTGGGCGGAGGCCATGCTCGCGGCGCGCGCCGACACCGCGCCAGAGAGCGCCGCGCGCGCGATCGACGGCGCGGTCCGCGAGCTCGTCGCGCACGCCACCGTCGCCGTGGGTGATGTGAGCAACACCCTCGCGAGCGTCGCCGCGTTGGGCGAGCACGGCCTCGTCGGATCAGTGTTTCACGAGGTGTTCGGCGCCGATCCGGAGGCCGCGGTCGCGCGGGTCTCGCGCCTCGCCGCGGAGGCGCGAGCGCTGCGCTGGCCCGCCGGGCTCACCTGGGCGCCGTCGCCGCACGCGCTGCACACGCTCCACCCCGAGGGCGTGCGCGCCGTGCTGGCGCTCGCGCGGAGCGTGGGCGCGCGCGCGTCGCTGCACCTCGCCGAGGACGCGGCGGAGCGCGAGGTGCTTGTCGACGGGCGCGGGCCGATGCGGGCGTTCCTCGCGGCGCGCGGGGTGCGAGTGGAGGCCTTCCCCTGGCCGGGCTGCGGGCCGACCGAGTACGCAGCACGGCTAGGCGCGCTGGCCGAGGACGTGGCGCTCGTGCACCTCGTGGACGCGCGCCCCGCGGAGCTCGCGCGCGTCGCGGAGGCGGGCGCGCCGGTCGTGCTGTGCCCGCGGTCGAACGCGTGGATCGGCGGTCACGCCGCGCCCGTGGCGGCGCTGCTGACCGCGGGCGTCGAGCCCGCGCTGGGGACCGACTCGCTCGCCTCGTGTCGTTCGCTGGACGTGCTCGAGGAGGCGGCCCTGCTCCGGCACCGTGGCGCGGCGAGCGCAGAGAGGCTCGTGCGTATGGCGACCTATAATGGCGCGAAAGTGTTGGGAATTGCGAGCCTCGGGCGGCTCGCGCGCGGCGCGAGGCCCGGCGTGTTTGCGGTGCTCGGCGCGCTGGACGACGCGCCCGCGGAGTGGCTGCTCGCTCACGCGGGGGCGCCGCGCGTGCGGCTCGACCGGCGCGCCGGGGCGGCCATGCCGGCGGCCACGAGGGCAGCGTCGTGA
- a CDS encoding RNA polymerase sigma factor yields MSEPRAAVPVIAHTLPELRRGLAALCPELRGRALRLTRHAALADDLVQETVLRALRFEDQYRFGTNLRAWAYQILFSVFVTRYRRSRRERNALRSLASDPDAWPHREPFTAPERAGGLTRATAEQLSALPPSFREVIVRVDLGDATYREAAAALGVPLGTVMSRLHRGRRLLADAMSTPEAPVRPAKPASAAARAA; encoded by the coding sequence ATGTCCGAACCCCGCGCCGCCGTGCCCGTCATCGCCCACACCCTCCCCGAGCTCCGTAGGGGGCTCGCGGCCCTCTGCCCCGAGCTGCGCGGCCGCGCGCTGCGCCTCACGCGGCACGCCGCGCTCGCCGACGATCTCGTTCAGGAGACCGTCCTGCGCGCGCTCCGCTTCGAGGACCAGTACCGCTTCGGGACGAACCTCCGCGCGTGGGCCTACCAGATTTTGTTCAGCGTCTTCGTGACGCGGTACCGCCGCAGCCGTCGCGAGCGAAACGCGCTGCGGAGCCTCGCGAGCGATCCGGACGCGTGGCCGCACCGCGAGCCATTCACGGCGCCCGAGCGCGCGGGGGGGCTCACTCGGGCGACGGCGGAGCAGCTCTCGGCGCTGCCGCCCTCGTTCCGCGAGGTCATCGTGCGGGTCGATCTCGGCGACGCGACGTACCGGGAGGCCGCGGCCGCCCTCGGCGTGCCGCTCGGCACCGTGATGAGCCGGCTGCACCGCGGCCGCCGCCTCCTCGCCGACGCGATGAGCACGCCCGAGGCGCCGGTCCGCCCGGCGAAGCCCGCCTCGGCGGCCGCCCGCGCCGCGTGA
- a CDS encoding NAD(P)H-hydrate dehydratase — protein sequence MRPLFAPEAMRAFDAYASARGTPSLLLMENAGRGAYEVLARELLGGAPAGKRVVLAAGRGNNGGDAFVVARRLTVVGAEAVVYCPVGVGALMGDALTNAEAFVGLGGQVHLLDERGLEAFARDVTAADAVVDGLFGTGLARAIEGPSRVAVERIAEARRKVLALDLPSGLCGRTGEVLGAAVLAAHTATFVGEKLGTATPVGREHAGVVHVVDIGVPLALPGLPPAARATAWCLAEDDVRGALAPRPASVHKYRAGHVAVLGGSPGKTGAALLAALGAARAGAGATTLAAARSTVAAFEMRVLESMTAALDDAHSLGEGALRDRMHRGGGGAHGGGAAGEGGPSVRGLVELLAGKRAIVVGPGLGRGPWARALVERVLALAEAPVVLDADGFAGLEGRLSALRDRRGPTVLLPHEGELGRLLGVSAADIARDRFGAAREAALTSGAIVVLKGACTVIAAWAQAGADGGADEVTLRVVDEGTPTLAVAGSGDVLAGIVGAFACELPLARAAELGVFVHARAGRAWARAHGERGMLAREIAEGVPAVLAGLTGPRGAA from the coding sequence ATGCGGCCCCTCTTCGCCCCCGAGGCCATGCGCGCGTTCGACGCCTACGCCAGCGCGCGCGGCACGCCCTCGCTCCTCCTCATGGAGAACGCCGGTCGCGGCGCGTACGAGGTGCTGGCCCGCGAGCTGCTCGGCGGAGCGCCCGCGGGCAAGCGCGTGGTGCTCGCGGCCGGTCGTGGGAACAACGGCGGCGACGCCTTCGTGGTCGCGCGGAGGCTTACGGTCGTGGGCGCCGAGGCCGTCGTGTATTGCCCTGTCGGCGTGGGCGCGCTCATGGGCGACGCGCTGACGAACGCCGAGGCGTTCGTGGGGCTGGGCGGGCAGGTGCATCTGCTCGACGAGCGAGGCCTCGAGGCCTTCGCGCGCGACGTGACCGCCGCCGATGCCGTGGTCGACGGGCTCTTTGGCACGGGCCTCGCGCGGGCCATCGAGGGGCCCTCCCGTGTCGCCGTGGAGCGCATCGCCGAGGCTCGACGCAAGGTGCTCGCGCTCGACCTGCCCTCGGGCTTGTGCGGGCGCACCGGAGAGGTGCTGGGCGCGGCCGTGCTCGCCGCGCACACCGCGACCTTCGTGGGCGAGAAGCTCGGCACCGCCACGCCGGTGGGGCGCGAGCACGCGGGCGTGGTGCACGTGGTCGACATCGGCGTGCCGCTCGCGCTGCCCGGCTTGCCACCCGCGGCGCGCGCGACGGCGTGGTGCCTCGCGGAGGACGATGTCCGCGGGGCCCTCGCCCCGCGCCCCGCGTCGGTTCACAAGTACCGGGCCGGGCACGTCGCGGTGCTCGGTGGCAGCCCAGGAAAGACGGGCGCGGCGCTCCTCGCGGCGTTGGGCGCGGCGCGCGCTGGCGCTGGCGCGACGACGCTTGCTGCGGCTCGCTCGACGGTCGCTGCCTTCGAGATGCGCGTGCTCGAGAGCATGACCGCGGCGCTCGACGATGCCCACTCGCTCGGCGAGGGTGCGCTCCGTGATCGTATGCACCGCGGGGGCGGGGGCGCGCACGGCGGGGGCGCGGCGGGGGAGGGTGGCCCGAGCGTGCGCGGCCTCGTGGAGCTGCTCGCGGGGAAGCGCGCGATCGTGGTGGGGCCAGGCCTCGGCCGGGGGCCGTGGGCGCGGGCGCTGGTGGAGCGGGTGCTCGCGCTCGCGGAGGCGCCGGTGGTGCTCGACGCCGACGGCTTCGCGGGCCTGGAGGGGCGCCTCTCGGCCCTTCGAGACCGGCGTGGCCCCACCGTGCTGCTTCCGCACGAGGGCGAGCTCGGGAGGCTCCTTGGCGTCTCCGCGGCGGACATCGCCCGTGACCGCTTCGGTGCAGCGCGCGAGGCGGCGCTCACCTCGGGCGCGATCGTGGTGCTGAAGGGGGCCTGCACCGTGATCGCCGCGTGGGCCCAAGCCGGCGCAGACGGCGGAGCCGACGAGGTCACGCTCCGCGTGGTCGACGAGGGCACGCCTACCCTCGCGGTCGCGGGCTCGGGTGATGTGCTCGCGGGCATCGTGGGCGCCTTCGCGTGCGAGCTGCCTTTGGCTCGCGCTGCGGAGCTCGGCGTCTTCGTGCACGCTCGCGCGGGCCGGGCGTGGGCGCGGGCTCACGGCGAGCGCGGTATGCTCGCGCGCGAGATCGCCGAGGGCGTGCCCGCCGTGCTCGCGGGTCTCACTGGGCCGCGCGGCGCGGCCTGA
- a CDS encoding UbiA family prenyltransferase, with translation MRAYADLVALSHTVFALPFAATAVVLALRAPHLPLTPARLGAMLVCLVSARTAAMAWNRYADRDVDAANPRTRERPIQTGRVRPRDALALTVAASLAFVLSASTLGRAPLVLALPVLAVLLGYSLAKRFTWAAHAWLGLALALAPGGAWIAVGAAPGAGIVALMGAVLTWLFGFDVLYSLQDEGFDRERGLHSVPVRFGARGALRLSAAAHVATVALLAAAGAALHRGPAYFAGAVLFGAVLVIEHRLVRGGDLRRIDKAFFDCNALVSLGFFGTTVLDAWLLPR, from the coding sequence CTGCGGGCGTACGCGGATCTCGTCGCGCTCTCGCACACGGTGTTCGCGCTCCCGTTCGCCGCGACCGCCGTCGTGCTCGCCTTGCGCGCGCCTCACTTGCCGCTCACGCCGGCGCGGCTCGGCGCGATGCTCGTGTGTTTGGTTTCGGCGCGAACGGCCGCGATGGCCTGGAACCGCTACGCCGATCGCGACGTGGACGCCGCGAATCCGCGGACCCGCGAGCGCCCGATCCAGACCGGCCGCGTCCGGCCGCGCGACGCCCTCGCGCTCACGGTCGCGGCGTCGCTCGCCTTCGTCCTGTCGGCCTCGACGCTTGGCCGTGCTCCTCTCGTGCTCGCGCTCCCCGTGCTCGCCGTGCTGCTCGGCTATTCGCTCGCGAAGCGCTTCACGTGGGCTGCGCACGCCTGGCTCGGTTTGGCGCTGGCGCTCGCGCCGGGGGGCGCGTGGATCGCGGTCGGCGCGGCCCCCGGGGCGGGGATCGTGGCGCTCATGGGCGCCGTGCTCACGTGGCTCTTCGGGTTCGACGTTCTGTATTCTCTGCAAGACGAGGGCTTCGACCGCGAGCGCGGGCTGCACTCGGTGCCCGTGCGCTTCGGCGCTCGCGGCGCGCTGCGCCTCTCCGCCGCCGCTCACGTGGCCACGGTGGCGCTCCTCGCCGCCGCGGGCGCGGCGCTCCACCGCGGGCCCGCGTACTTCGCCGGCGCCGTGCTGTTCGGCGCGGTGCTGGTGATCGAGCATCGGCTCGTGCGCGGAGGCGATCTCCGGCGCATCGACAAGGCGTTCTTCGACTGCAACGCGCTCGTGAGCCTCGGGTTCTTCGGCACCACCGTGCTCGACGCGTGGCTCCTGCCGCGGTGA
- a CDS encoding PDZ domain-containing protein, with the protein MPTWPKVVKVSALFGAFGVAAVLALRFHGGGLWHGLAPASAASVSHTAQNYDLTQLKVVNEVLKTIRDRYVDPKRAKPKDMLLSALNFVQRDVAQVIVLYEEGAPTVKVRVDTQEKEFRVDNVLAPWDVSARLRDVFAFIQEGLRGTEVDLRQVEYAACNGMLHTLDPHSVLLSPEAYKEMNLSTSGQFGGLGIVISIRDQQLTIMNPMPNTPAGRAGVRRHDRIMKIGNESTLNMGLNEAVQHLRGAPGSKVSVWIHRDGADGWPGMKEFVLTRETIKVASVESRLLDGGIGYVRLKQFQANTAADLEKALGELKKSGELKGLVLDLRGNPGGLLDQSARVVDKFIASGPIVATVGNAPEDREEKVAHAPGTEPNYPIAILVSGNSASASEIVAGAMKNHDRAILIGETTFGKGSVQLVFPDLPDKAALKLTIAQYLTEPGDISIQGTGVTPDIELDPMTADLQEMDLTVDQGGTKERDLARSLSNARIREGQKPAELVRYNLPQKERQELRERGGDPDDTFALDFPIRFARDVVAKVPAGKRLEQVRAAKALVAEARSAEIAKVAQDLQALGIDWADAPADVPQASAPAAPPAVDVKVETDRPNNEGVPGEPMALKLTVTNKGKEPLYRLAAMTKSDNPMFDNKELVVGKLEPGKSRTVTAPLGWCETEGRKAGSTAPLPKDAPRVCRIPRDALSRADGIRVRFDEARGRVPAPAELRVGVKGLERPVFAYSYQVVDNRKGNGDGRVQKGEDVTMYVTVTNVGRGRSYETQANLRNLSGDGLLLREGRFDVSNLKPGESRKLSFTFEVREALADTEAKVELSIGDRDLRENTVEKVRIPIAPAASLTPAQGAVKGKAQGAALLESPDGGARVIGRLPSGVAASVTAVMGEYKKVTLSEGRFAFVRAAEVDGGGNPAAHVPYEEELQRFPPAIELGDPALATRDTHFVLKGTASDTVRLLDAYVVVGSRKVYYRSNRNGPDPKKMTFEADIPLRPGVNVIAVIARENPDTVGRRLFVVRRDGPNGELLATPKTDEDEAGGDD; encoded by the coding sequence ATGCCCACCTGGCCCAAGGTCGTGAAGGTTTCGGCGCTCTTTGGCGCCTTCGGTGTCGCCGCGGTCCTCGCGCTCCGCTTCCACGGGGGTGGCCTCTGGCATGGCCTCGCGCCCGCGAGCGCCGCGAGCGTCTCCCACACCGCCCAGAACTACGATCTGACGCAGCTCAAGGTCGTCAACGAGGTGCTGAAGACCATCCGCGACCGCTACGTCGACCCGAAGCGCGCCAAGCCGAAGGACATGCTCCTCTCGGCGCTGAACTTCGTTCAGCGCGACGTGGCCCAGGTCATCGTGCTCTACGAGGAGGGCGCGCCCACCGTGAAGGTGCGGGTCGACACGCAGGAGAAGGAGTTCCGGGTCGACAACGTGCTCGCCCCCTGGGACGTCTCGGCGCGCCTGCGTGACGTGTTCGCCTTCATCCAGGAAGGCCTGCGGGGGACCGAAGTGGACCTCCGCCAGGTCGAGTACGCCGCGTGCAACGGCATGCTGCACACCCTCGACCCGCACTCGGTGCTGCTGTCGCCCGAGGCCTACAAGGAGATGAACCTCTCCACGAGCGGCCAGTTCGGCGGGCTCGGCATCGTCATCTCCATCCGCGATCAGCAGCTCACCATCATGAACCCGATGCCGAACACGCCGGCGGGTCGCGCGGGGGTGCGCCGGCACGACCGCATCATGAAGATCGGCAACGAGTCGACGCTGAACATGGGCCTGAACGAGGCCGTGCAGCACCTGCGCGGCGCCCCGGGCTCGAAGGTCTCCGTGTGGATCCACCGCGACGGCGCCGACGGCTGGCCCGGCATGAAAGAGTTCGTGCTCACGCGCGAGACCATCAAGGTCGCGAGCGTGGAGTCGCGCCTCCTCGACGGGGGCATCGGCTACGTGCGCCTCAAGCAGTTCCAAGCGAACACGGCCGCCGACCTCGAGAAGGCCCTCGGCGAGCTGAAGAAATCGGGCGAGCTCAAGGGGCTCGTGCTCGACCTGCGCGGCAACCCGGGCGGTCTGCTCGACCAGTCGGCGCGCGTGGTCGACAAGTTCATCGCCTCGGGCCCCATCGTAGCGACCGTGGGCAACGCCCCCGAGGATCGCGAAGAGAAGGTCGCGCACGCGCCCGGCACCGAGCCGAACTACCCCATCGCCATCCTCGTGAGCGGCAACTCGGCCAGCGCGAGCGAGATCGTGGCGGGCGCGATGAAGAACCACGACCGCGCCATCCTGATCGGCGAGACCACCTTCGGGAAGGGGAGCGTGCAGCTCGTGTTCCCCGACCTCCCGGACAAGGCGGCGCTCAAGCTCACGATCGCGCAGTACCTCACCGAGCCGGGCGACATCTCCATCCAGGGGACGGGCGTCACCCCGGACATCGAGCTCGATCCCATGACCGCCGACCTCCAGGAGATGGACCTCACGGTCGATCAGGGCGGCACCAAGGAGCGCGATCTCGCGCGGAGCCTCTCCAACGCGCGCATCCGTGAGGGGCAGAAGCCCGCGGAGCTCGTGCGGTACAACCTGCCGCAGAAGGAGCGCCAGGAGCTCCGTGAGCGCGGCGGCGATCCCGACGACACCTTCGCCCTCGATTTTCCGATTCGCTTCGCGCGCGATGTCGTCGCGAAGGTGCCGGCCGGCAAGCGGCTCGAGCAGGTGCGCGCGGCGAAGGCGCTGGTCGCCGAGGCCCGCAGCGCCGAGATCGCCAAGGTCGCCCAAGACCTCCAGGCGCTCGGCATCGACTGGGCCGACGCCCCCGCCGACGTGCCGCAAGCGAGCGCTCCCGCCGCGCCGCCCGCCGTCGACGTGAAGGTCGAGACCGATCGCCCCAACAACGAGGGTGTGCCCGGCGAGCCGATGGCGCTCAAGCTCACCGTCACGAACAAGGGAAAAGAGCCGCTCTATCGCCTCGCCGCGATGACGAAGAGCGACAACCCGATGTTCGACAACAAGGAGCTCGTCGTCGGCAAGCTCGAGCCCGGAAAGAGCCGCACCGTGACGGCCCCGCTCGGGTGGTGCGAGACCGAGGGGCGCAAGGCCGGCAGCACCGCGCCGCTCCCGAAGGACGCGCCTCGCGTGTGCCGCATTCCTCGCGACGCGCTGTCGCGGGCCGACGGCATCCGCGTGCGCTTCGACGAGGCCCGAGGCCGCGTCCCTGCGCCGGCCGAGCTCCGCGTCGGCGTGAAGGGCCTCGAGCGGCCAGTGTTCGCCTACAGCTACCAGGTCGTCGACAACCGCAAGGGCAACGGTGACGGGCGCGTGCAGAAGGGCGAGGACGTCACCATGTACGTCACCGTGACCAACGTCGGTCGCGGTCGCTCCTACGAGACCCAGGCGAACCTCCGCAACCTCTCGGGCGACGGGCTCCTGCTCCGCGAGGGGCGCTTCGACGTGTCCAACCTCAAGCCCGGCGAGTCGCGCAAGCTCTCGTTCACCTTCGAGGTGCGTGAGGCGCTCGCGGACACCGAGGCGAAGGTCGAGCTCTCGATCGGCGATCGCGATCTGCGCGAAAACACTGTAGAAAAGGTCCGAATCCCCATCGCACCCGCGGCCTCGCTCACGCCGGCCCAGGGCGCGGTGAAGGGCAAGGCGCAGGGCGCCGCGTTGCTCGAGTCGCCCGACGGGGGGGCGCGGGTCATCGGCCGCCTGCCCTCGGGCGTGGCCGCCTCGGTCACCGCGGTCATGGGCGAGTACAAGAAGGTCACCCTGTCGGAGGGGCGCTTCGCGTTCGTCCGAGCGGCGGAGGTGGACGGCGGCGGGAACCCCGCGGCGCACGTGCCCTACGAAGAGGAGCTGCAGCGGTTCCCGCCGGCCATCGAGTTGGGCGATCCCGCGCTCGCGACCCGCGACACGCACTTCGTCCTGAAGGGGACGGCGAGCGACACGGTGCGCCTGCTGGACGCGTACGTGGTCGTGGGCTCGCGCAAGGTGTACTACCGGTCGAACCGCAACGGCCCCGATCCGAAGAAGATGACCTTCGAGGCCGACATCCCGCTGCGACCGGGCGTCAACGTCATCGCGGTCATCGCCCGCGAGAACCCCGACACCGTGGGGCGTAGGCTCTTCGTCGTGCGGCGCGACGGCCCGAACGGCGAGCTCTTGGCCACGCCCAAGACCGACGAGGACGAGGCGGGCGGCGACGACTGA
- a CDS encoding holo-ACP synthase has translation MIVGLGVDVCSIARMRAALERHGDRLFARLCGPDERADLEGRERAPAIAGRFAAKEAFVKATDGARGLAWHDCRVRRAPSGRPVLELHGTALALATALGADRWHVSLSQDAGVAVAVVVLEASR, from the coding sequence ATGATCGTCGGGCTCGGCGTGGACGTGTGCTCGATCGCCCGCATGCGCGCGGCCCTCGAGCGTCACGGGGACCGCCTCTTCGCGCGGCTCTGCGGCCCCGACGAGCGCGCAGACCTCGAAGGCCGCGAGCGCGCGCCCGCGATCGCCGGGCGGTTCGCCGCGAAAGAGGCGTTCGTGAAGGCGACCGACGGAGCGCGAGGCCTCGCGTGGCACGACTGCCGCGTCCGGCGCGCGCCGAGCGGACGACCCGTGCTCGAGCTGCATGGCACGGCCCTCGCGCTCGCTACCGCGCTCGGCGCCGACCGGTGGCACGTGAGCCTCTCGCAGGACGCAGGCGTCGCGGTGGCGGTGGTCGTCCTCGAGGCGAGCCGCTGA